DNA from Mesorhizobium sp. DCY119:
GCCTGCTACGGCTGTTCGGAACAGACGGCACTCCGTCCAGCACCCCCCATCCGTCTTGGCGCTGCGCGCCAATCCACCTTCTCCCACAAGGGGAGAAGGAAGGGCGCAGCCTCAGCCCCGCCTGAACACCGCCACGCCGCATGGCTCCAGCAACTCATTGCCGAGCAGCAGCGATTTTCCTTCCGTCCACTGGCCTATATCGATCGGCTCCGGGCCGTAGTTGAAGATGTAGCGCAGCGGGCCGTTGTCGCGGATGCGGATGTCGCGCGGCAGGCGCTGGATGGCGATGCCGGCCTTGCCGCAGAGATATTCGACCACGCGCGCGGCGTAAGCGGCGTTGGGCTGGCCGGCGAGATAGTGGAAGGCACCGCCAGCGTCGCAGCAGAAAGCAGCCTCGTGGTCCTGCGTCCGGTCGATGACGCGAACGCCCTCGCCGGCGACGAGGAACTCGCGCCAGGTCTCGAAGGCCGAAACATTGGCAGGCTCCTCGATGGGGATGGCGAAAGGTGGTTCAAACGTTTCCGAGCGCCTGACCTTCACTGGAATGCGGCCCTGCAGGCCCTCGCCCGGCGGCAGTGCATCGGGAATGCGGAAGTCCGGCGTGCGTGACCCGGTTCGCGGGCCGGCAAGCACGATCTGGCCGTCGCCTCCGAGGGCTGCGGCAAGCTCTCCCGGCACCGAGAACAGGCCGGGCAGGAGAACGAGCCTGTAGCCTTGCACCGCCTCCGGCCTGGCCGGCACGATGTCGACCGAGATCCCGAGCGCGCGCAGGGCGCGGTAGAAAATCAGGATCAGGCGCGCATAGGAAAAGGATCTTCCCTGCGGCTGGATCGACCACGCCCAGGCGCTTTCATAGTCGAAGACGATGGCGACCCGTGCCGGCGTCGTCTCGACCCTGGCGCCCAGATTTTCCAGCTCGCGCGAAACCGCGCGCACGACATGAAAGGCTTCGTTGGGCGCAGCATTCGGCAGCAACAGGCCCTCATGCATCTGCTCCTGTCCGAACGGCGCCTGGCGCCAGCGGAAATAGCTGACCACCTCCGCACCCGCCGCGAAGGCCTCCCACGCCCACAGGCGGATGGCACCGGGCGCGGGCGCGGGATTGTGGGCGGCCCAGTTCACCGGGCCGGGTTGCTGCTCCATGACCCACCAGCGACCGCGCCCGCAGGCGCGATAGAGATCGTGGTTGAAGGCCTGGAAATCGGGATCGCCGACGCGCATGTAACGCTGCCGGCGCTCTGGATCGGAACTGTTTTCGAGAAAGCCCAGCGGATAGGCATCCCACGAAGCGGCATCGAGATCGGCGGAGAGCACGAAATGATCGAAGCCGGTGAAGCCGCCCATGAAATTGTGCAGGATCGTGCGGCCGGGCGAGTGCTTTCTGATGATGTCGGTCTGGAGCCGGTTGAAGGCCGCCACCTGCTCCGACGCATAGCGCCGAAAATCCAGCCGGTGTGCGGGAGCGGCTTCGGTGACAGTGAGATTGGGCAGTTCGATCTCGTCGAAGGAACGATACTCCATCGACCAGAAAACGGTGCCCCATGCCCGGTTCAGCGCCTGCGGCGACTGGTATTTTCGCGACAGCCAGTCGCGAAAGCCGGCAAGGGCTGCGCTGGAATAGCTGAGCACAGTGTCGTGGCAGCCATATTCATTGTCGGTCTGCCAGGCGACGATACCGGGATGCCCGCCGAAGCGCTCGGCAAGCGCGGTGACGATGCGGGCGCATTCGGCGCGATAGGGAAGATGGCTGAAGCAGTAGTGCCGGCGCGAGCCAAAACCGCGTGTGCGGCCTTCGGCATCGACCGCCAGCATGTCGGGCATGGAATCGACCAGCCATTTGGGCGGCGTCGCCGTCGGCGTCCCGAGCACGATGTCCAGGCCCTCGCCGTGCAATGTCTCGATGGCGCGCTGGAGCCAGTCGAAATCGTAGCGGCCGGGCTCCGGTTCGAGCCGCGACCAGGCGAATTCGCCGATGCGCACAAGGCCGATGCCGGCTTCGCGCATCATGCGCGCGTCGATCGCCCACCGCTCCTCCGGCCAATGTTCGGGATAGTAGCAGACGCCGAGTTTCTGGACGGTCATCGGCGTAACCCCGGATCAGATCAGGACGCGCGGCTCGAAACGGCCTTTCACCGGCAGGTCCAGCAGCAAGGTCTTGCCGGCCGTCGGGTCGGCCTTTCGCGCTGCCGCATCCATGCCTTCCTGAGCGGTGGTGACGGCAAGGCGATCGGCATTCGCGCCGACAAAAGCCGGGCAGGACGGCTGCAGCGTGCCCACCTCGATGGTGCGGATGCGCTTGCCGTCGGGCGAATAGGCATCGACGCAGGATGCGCCCCAGCGTGCGTTCCACAACACGCCGTCGGCGTCGACCACAGAGCCGTCGAGGCCACCCTTCTTGCCACTGTGATCGAAGAACACTTTCGGCTCGCCGACCGGCAGCCCGGTCTCGGGATCGCAGCCGACGCGGTAGAGGATGTTTTCCCTGGTGTCGGTGTAATAGGCGGTCGCGCCGTCAGGCGAAAAACAGATAGAATTCGGGATCGAAATGTCGGGAAACAGTTTGCGGAACTCGCCCTTGAAGAACCAGTAGATCGAGCCGGCCTTGCGCTCGGCTTTTTTGCCCATCGTACCGACCCAGAACGCGCCGCAGGGGTGCACGCGCGAATCGTTGGAGCGGGTCGATGGATCGTCCGCCTCAATGGCGAAATGCGGCGTGACCGCACCGGTCCTGACATCGCGGATGTTCAGGCCGCTTTCGGTCATCAGCAGTTGATGACCGTCATTGATGACAGCCAGCGCGCTCGTCATCTCGGGCAGGTCGTGGACAATCGTCTCGCCGCCGGCGACGCGCTTTTCGAGCAGCTTTTTGCCCAGAATATCGAACCAGAACAGCGTGTCGGTGGCCGGATCGTAAGTCGGGCCCTCGCCGAGATGGCAGACATGTTCGGACAGGATCGAGACGCCGGTTTTATCCATCGAGCTTTCCTCCGAAAACGGCATCATAGGCGCTGACGGCCGCATGCGCACGGTCGCGAACCTCGGCCACGCTCATGCCCGGCTTGAACAGGCTCGAGCCGAGCCCGAAGGTGCGGACCCCGACCTTGGCGTAGCCGGCGAAATCGGTTTCCGACACGCCGCCGACCACACCGACAATGGTCTCGGCCGGGAGGACGGCCTTGATCGCGGCAATACCGCCGGGTCCGAGCACGCTTGCCGGGAAGAATTTCAGCGCCGATGCGCCAAGGCCGATCGCCTGGAAGGCTTCCGTCGGGGTGAAGATGCCGGGCATGGTGACCATGCCGTGGTGGTTGGCGCGGTTCATGACGCCGGCATCGATGTTGGGGCTGACCAGAAGCCGCCCGCCGGCATCATGCAGCCTGTCAACATCCTGCGGCGTCAGCACCGTGCCGGCGCCGATCAACGCCTTGGGGAGTTTCGCGACCAGGCTTTCGATGGAGGTGAAAGGCTCCGGCGAATTGAGCGGCACTTCGATGGCCTCGATGCCGGCTTCGAAAATCGCGCTGCCGATGTCGACCGCCTCTTGCGGCTTCAAGCCACGGAGGATGGCTACAAGGCCGCGGCGGAGTTCTGGAAAGGGTGTCGTCATGCCTGCGTTCCGATGCTGCCAATCATGCCATTGTGTCTTGCCGCCGCAAACAGGCCGGCGCGTACCACCGCATCGCCGTCGACGACGCGGACCTCGCGGCCGGCCATATGCAAGGCGGCTTCGTAGAGTTTCGCCAGGCTGCTCGACGCAACCAGCGTAACCGGACCGCCTGCGCCGGCAAAGCGCCTCCGCGCCGAGGCGATCTCGGCGCCGATCAGCAGGCCTGAAAGGGCGGCCGCCGCATCAGGCGGCGACAGATCGAGAAGCAACGTCGAGGCGCGGATGCGAAACAGATGCGCGCCGATATCGCCGCCCTCCGACAGCGCATTCGCGCACCAGTGGCGGAAGGTCGCGTTGTCGGGCGAGACGGAAGCCGGGCTCTCACCGAGCGAATGCCGGAGAATGGACTGGCGCGACAGAAGCGAAAACAGCTCGCCGGTCAGCCAGCTGCCGAAACCGGAAACTGCGCCGTTATTCGTCTCGACCCATTTCGAATGCGTACCCGGCATGCAGACGAGATGACTTCCCGACGACAGCTCTGCGATGCCGGCAAGCTGGGTCTCCTCGCCGCGCATGACATCGGGCGCGCTTTCATCACGCTGGGCGATGCCCGGAATGATGCGCACGTCGCGGCGCGTGCCGGGCGCTGCTACGGCGCCGGCAAGGATGTCGCCAATGGATGCCGGGACGAAGACATAGGGCGCCTCGATCCAGCCCTGTCGCGAGCCGGCCATGCCGCAGATGATCACTGAGAGCGTTGCCGGCGCACCCATGGCGTCGAGATGGCTTTCAAGCACGTCAGAGAAGCCGCCCGGCTTCACCGAAAGCAGTCCCTCGGCGCTTCGCCGCTCGGCCAGAGCGTTGCCGTCGGCATCCAAAAGCCAGACGCGCAGATGCGAGGTGCCCCAATCGGCTGCGGCGATTGCCGGGTTTGGCATTAGAGATAACCTCCGTCGACGATCAATGTTTGCGCGGTCAGCATGCGGGATGCATCCGAAGCCAGGAACAGGCAGGTGCCGACCATGTCTTCCGGCAGCATCACCTGCTTGATGCTCTGCTTGGCGACATGGGCGGCAAGCGCTTCATCGGTCACCCACAATTCGCGCTGCCGCTCGGTGATGACCCAGCCCGGCGCCACTGCGTTGACGCGGATGTTGTGCGGGCCGAGATGGCCGGCAAGTCCCTTGGTCAGGCCGATAATACCCGCCTTGGCCGCCGTGTAGGACGGCATGTCGGGATGGTTGATCAGGAACGAGGTCGAGGTGAAATTGATGATGGAGCCACCGCCCGCCGCCTTCATGCCCGGCACGACGGCCTGCGCGCTGAAGAAATGCGGGCGCAGATTGATCGACTGGTTGTTGTCCCAATAGTCGACCGTGACATCCTCGACGGCGTGACGCTCGTCGAAGGCGGCATTGTTGATCAGTGTCGTAATCGGCCCATGCGCCTCGATTGCCTGGGCGACGGCAGCGCGCAGGGCATCGATGTCGCGCAGATCCGCCTTGATGAACAAGGGCCGCACGCCGGCACTCTTTTCGACGTGCTCGCACAGCGCCTCGCTCGCGGCTTGAGCGATATCGACAAAGGTCACCTTGGCGCCCTGACGCGCAAATCCCTCGGTGAGGGCCGCACCTATGCCGGAACCGCCGCCGGTGATCAGGACAGACGTTCCCTGAAGATCGGTAAACTGCGCGGACGGCATCATGGCATCTTCCCCCTCGACCTCTCCTGGTCCGCGTATGGAATGCACCAAGAGGCGACGAAGGCCAAGAGGAGAATTCTATGGCTGCAGGACGCTACGGGCTTGGGAGCGACAGCTGTGGCGTTTAAGCACCGACCCGCCGCGCGCCACGAAAGGCGTCGCGCAGATAGCCGAGCGTAGCGTCGGCATCTGCCGGCTTGCCGAAGAGATAACCCTGCCCGCCGCCGCAGCCGAATTCGATGAGACGGCTGGCCTGCGCCTCCTGCTCGATGCCTTCGGCCACCACATCCATGCCCAGCCCCTCGCACATGGCGAGGATGGCGCGGATGATGTGTTCGGACGGCCTGTCTTCCAGTATCGAGGACACGAAGGCGCGATCGATCTTGAGCTTGTCGAACTGGAACTCGCGCAGGCGGCCGAGCGAGGACTGGCCGGTGCCGAAATCGTCAAGCGAGACGCGGATGCCGCAACGGCGCAGATCGTTGACGATCTTTTCGGCGGAAGCCGGGTCCGTCATCAGGCCGGTCTCAGTGATCTCGATCTCGAGGCGGCGCGGATCGAAGCCGGTTCGCTCCAGAATGGCCAGTATGTGCAGGCCAGTGTTCTGGTCAACGAGCTGCGATGGCGAGAGGTTGAACGACAGGAACAGGTCTTCGGGCCAGTTGCGGGCGGCCTCGGTTGCCTTGCGCAGGACCAGCTGCGACAGTGGGCCGATGATGCCGCGTTCCTCGGCGATCGGGATGAAGACGACCGGCGAGACGAAACCGAGATCGCGGTCGGTCCAGCGGGCGAGCGTTTCGAAACCGACGACGCGCCGCGTCTTCAGGTCGACGATCGGCTGGAAATGCGGCTCGACCTCGCCGGCCGAAACGGCGCGGCGCAAGGCCTGCTCGATGCGGGTGACGCGCTTGGCCGCCTCCTCCATTTCGCGCGTATAGACGACGACGCGGCCCCGGCCCGAGCGCTTGGCGTGATAGAGCGCAGTCTCGGCCTTGTTGACCAGTATCTCGGTCGTCTCGTCACCCGAATAGAAAAGCGAGCAGCCGACCGAGGCCGACAGCCTGGCGGTTCGCTCCCCGACATCGTAGGGCGCCGAAAGAACCTCGATCAGCATCCTCGCCCTTTCGGCGGCGGCGTCCTCCGAAAACACCATGGGATAGAGGAACGCGAACTCGTCGGCACCGATGCGCGTGACCGCCGAATGCCCGTCCATGGCGGCACGCAGGCGCATGGCTACCTGGATGAGGATATCGTCGCCGGCCTTGTGGCCGAAAAGATCGTTGATCGGCTTGAACCCGTCCAGATCGATGATGCCTACGGTGAAAGGCGCGGGGTCGTCAGCGCGGTCGCTGATGAGCCTGTCGACCTTGTCGAAAAAGCGCCGGTGATTGCCGAGCCCGGTCAAAGGGTCGGTAAAGGCAAGATCGGTGTTCTCCCTGGTCTCGTCAAAGCCGAACGACGGCTGCATCATGGTCCCCGCAGTTTTTTTCGTGATTTGCGCGCAACAATGCCAGCAAACCGTTTAGGAAACGTATCGCGTGCAACCGCTTTTCGCCGGAAAATCAGTCAAAGATTCGAACCACCGCCGCGCGGCACTTGCAGCGTGAAACGATCAGCGGTCGAGGACAACCCGATAGAGCTGGAGCGGCTTTCCCGCGGTCTCCGGCACGGGTTCAAGCCAATCCGGCATCGCCCCCTTCATCATGCCTGCAAGCAACCCATCGGGGGCACGGTCCGTCAGAATCCTGTTCTCGTCGTTGCCTCGGCAAAGCGCGACAAGACCGACATGACGCGCTTCGACGATGCGCCGGGCTTCATCTGGCGATCCCATCAGGGCGTCCAGCGCCAGAAGGTTTCCCTCGATATTGCGGTGATAGGGGCCGGAGAAAACGCGGTGCCCGCTGTAGGCAAGGATAGGCGAACCCAGATTGGAGATCGCCAGAACGGTCGTTGCCGGCAAGCTGGCGAGCACGGCGAAGTCCGTTTCCCGCTGGCAGGCGGCAACCGACGCGGCCTGCGCCTCGGGCTTCGACGACTCGCCTTCGAGAACGGCGGAAGCGGCGGCGGCGGCGGTCGTCCAGCTCGCATTGAGCGAGACCAGCCATACCGCAGCCATTCTGAGAGACGCAGACGTAGACGGGCTTTTTTCCGCCCGCGCACGCCAGTTTCCGACCCACGCCGAAAGCGGGATAACGGCGAAGGCGATCGAGAAGGTCGACCCGCGCACCTGCCACACGCTGACCATGAAGGCCGCGATCAGCACCGCGCCGACAAGGATGTCCCGCCGCTGCCAGCCTTGACGGCGAAGACGCAGCAGCATCCAGCCGATCGCCAGCAACGGTGTGATGTAGCGGGCGAAGACGGAGGCGGGATCCTGGACAATGAGCTCGAACAGCGACTGCGCCTCCGAGACATGATCGAGCCAGTCCGCCTTAAGTCGCGCATCGAGACCCGAATACGGTGCCGAGATACATTGCGGAAAGGCAAGGACCAAAGTCGCGCCGACGCATGCTCCGAGCAAGGCAAGGCCAAGCAGGCGGCGGCTGCGCGTGCGCGTAAACACATCAAGGGATGCCACGGCTGCAAGACCCACGCCGGCAATGGCCGCCAGCGCGAATTGAACGACAGAAAAGGCATCGCACTGGGCCTCTCCCCAGCCAGAGGCCGGAACTGTGGCGAAGAAGACGGCAGCCGACACCACGGCAAAGCCGAACCCGAAATCACGGGCAATATGCCTTTCGCCGGTACCGTCGAAGAGAAACAGACCTGCAACGCAGAGGCCGATCACCGCCACATAGGGCGCGGTCTCCATGCCGACCGCCAGCATCAGCGCTGAACATACACCCGACATTGCGGCGGCCAGCCGATTGTCCGGCGCCTCGAGAAGCAGGCACAGGCTGCCGGCGGCGAGCATCAGCTGGATGTTGTGATGATCGAGTGCGGCGGGCTGACAGATGCCTAGAAAATGAAGTGCCGCAGCACCGATGATGACAGATGGCAGGACCGCGCTTTCCCCGCCGAAAATACGCGCGGCGCGCAGGATGAAAAACAGCGTGCCGCAATAGAGCAGTGCCGGCCAAAGGATGCGCGCGACGGTTTCGCCAATCGCCACGCTGCCCGTCAGCGCCGAAACGGCAAGGATGATCGCGGCGATCGGCGCGTCGACCAGCCTGGACCAGTGCATGACGAAACCGCCCTCAGGCCCCATGCGGTATTGATACAGATCGAACCAGCCCTGACCGCCGAGCAGGTCGCGGACTTCGACCAGTCGAAGCAGGCTGTCATTGTCGCCGCCGAGGTTGGACAATGTCCTGAAACCGGTCGCAGCATTGATGGCCAAAACGACCAGCGTCGCGCCCAGCGCAAGGGCAATATCCCTGCTCGCCGGCGAAAGGCCCGCCGCCCGTCTTGCGATCGTTGAATGCAATCCGCTCATTCGCTCACAGCCCGCCCATAACCCGACGTGACCCTAATCCGCGCAGTTCAACAAACGGTAAAGCTAGCGTCCGCTGCCATGTCCCGGCTTGTCCGGAAAAACCCAGAGCGAGGAGACGACATAGCTGACCGTGCTTGCGACTGCCGTGATGAGGACCGACATCGCCAACGGTGACATCTGGAAGCGATCGACGGCGATATGGGCGAGCACGCCCGACAGCAACGCGCAGCCGGCCTGCAAGACGAAATAGCGCGGCAAAGCGTGGCCATGACCATGCGCGGCACCAAACGTCCAGCCGCGCTGCGCCGAATAGGCCACCACGAAGGCCACGGCATAGGCGATGAGGCCCGCCGCGAAAGGCGGCATGCCGATGGAAGCCAACACATAAGATAGAACAAGCAGGAGCGCAGCCGCGCCGACGCCGACCGTCACGAAACGAACGAACCGCAGGCGAAAGGCCGTTTGCAGCATCGCCGTCATCAGGAGGCTTGGGCGCGCGCTGCTGCCTCGGCGACGATGGTTTCGCCGGATTTGCGGCGCATGACCGGGATTTCCAGGACGCCGAGAAGGAAGGCCGAGAAGAACACCTGCATCGCGATCACGATCAGCGTCAGCCCGAATACGACGATACGCGGGATCTCCGGGTCGTTGAGCGGCCCAAAACTCAGGCTGGCCCAGGACAGGGTCGCGTAGCCGAAGAACGAAAGGCCAGCCAGCAGGCAGACGCCTGCGCCGAGCGCCAACCGGTCGGTGCTGATATGGCGCGTGAGCCAGTCCGAACGAGCATTGCCCGGCAGGATGCCGGTGATGTCGGCGTAATATCGCGACAGGACACCGAAGGTGGTGAGCTGCACGCCGGCGACGATCATGAAACAGGCCGCGACGAATGTGTTGAGGTCGAGCGAAAGGTTGTCGACGACCTGCAGCGGACCGAAGAAGAGCAGCGTCGAAAGCAGGAGGCCCAGCGCGCACAGGCTCATGCCCGGAATGAAGAACAGCCAGCGCGGATTGTACATCAGCAGGAATTTGAGATGGCGCCAGCCGT
Protein-coding regions in this window:
- a CDS encoding beta-galactosidase; the protein is MTVQKLGVCYYPEHWPEERWAIDARMMREAGIGLVRIGEFAWSRLEPEPGRYDFDWLQRAIETLHGEGLDIVLGTPTATPPKWLVDSMPDMLAVDAEGRTRGFGSRRHYCFSHLPYRAECARIVTALAERFGGHPGIVAWQTDNEYGCHDTVLSYSSAALAGFRDWLSRKYQSPQALNRAWGTVFWSMEYRSFDEIELPNLTVTEAAPAHRLDFRRYASEQVAAFNRLQTDIIRKHSPGRTILHNFMGGFTGFDHFVLSADLDAASWDAYPLGFLENSSDPERRQRYMRVGDPDFQAFNHDLYRACGRGRWWVMEQQPGPVNWAAHNPAPAPGAIRLWAWEAFAAGAEVVSYFRWRQAPFGQEQMHEGLLLPNAAPNEAFHVVRAVSRELENLGARVETTPARVAIVFDYESAWAWSIQPQGRSFSYARLILIFYRALRALGISVDIVPARPEAVQGYRLVLLPGLFSVPGELAAALGGDGQIVLAGPRTGSRTPDFRIPDALPPGEGLQGRIPVKVRRSETFEPPFAIPIEEPANVSAFETWREFLVAGEGVRVIDRTQDHEAAFCCDAGGAFHYLAGQPNAAYAARVVEYLCGKAGIAIQRLPRDIRIRDNGPLRYIFNYGPEPIDIGQWTEGKSLLLGNELLEPCGVAVFRRG
- a CDS encoding SMP-30/gluconolactonase/LRE family protein, which gives rise to MDKTGVSILSEHVCHLGEGPTYDPATDTLFWFDILGKKLLEKRVAGGETIVHDLPEMTSALAVINDGHQLLMTESGLNIRDVRTGAVTPHFAIEADDPSTRSNDSRVHPCGAFWVGTMGKKAERKAGSIYWFFKGEFRKLFPDISIPNSICFSPDGATAYYTDTRENILYRVGCDPETGLPVGEPKVFFDHSGKKGGLDGSVVDADGVLWNARWGASCVDAYSPDGKRIRTIEVGTLQPSCPAFVGANADRLAVTTAQEGMDAAARKADPTAGKTLLLDLPVKGRFEPRVLI
- a CDS encoding 2-dehydro-3-deoxy-6-phosphogalactonate aldolase, encoding MTTPFPELRRGLVAILRGLKPQEAVDIGSAIFEAGIEAIEVPLNSPEPFTSIESLVAKLPKALIGAGTVLTPQDVDRLHDAGGRLLVSPNIDAGVMNRANHHGMVTMPGIFTPTEAFQAIGLGASALKFFPASVLGPGGIAAIKAVLPAETIVGVVGGVSETDFAGYAKVGVRTFGLGSSLFKPGMSVAEVRDRAHAAVSAYDAVFGGKLDG
- a CDS encoding 2-dehydro-3-deoxygalactonokinase, yielding MPNPAIAAADWGTSHLRVWLLDADGNALAERRSAEGLLSVKPGGFSDVLESHLDAMGAPATLSVIICGMAGSRQGWIEAPYVFVPASIGDILAGAVAAPGTRRDVRIIPGIAQRDESAPDVMRGEETQLAGIAELSSGSHLVCMPGTHSKWVETNNGAVSGFGSWLTGELFSLLSRQSILRHSLGESPASVSPDNATFRHWCANALSEGGDIGAHLFRIRASTLLLDLSPPDAAAALSGLLIGAEIASARRRFAGAGGPVTLVASSSLAKLYEAALHMAGREVRVVDGDAVVRAGLFAAARHNGMIGSIGTQA
- a CDS encoding SDR family oxidoreductase, which translates into the protein MMPSAQFTDLQGTSVLITGGGSGIGAALTEGFARQGAKVTFVDIAQAASEALCEHVEKSAGVRPLFIKADLRDIDALRAAVAQAIEAHGPITTLINNAAFDERHAVEDVTVDYWDNNQSINLRPHFFSAQAVVPGMKAAGGGSIINFTSTSFLINHPDMPSYTAAKAGIIGLTKGLAGHLGPHNIRVNAVAPGWVITERQRELWVTDEALAAHVAKQSIKQVMLPEDMVGTCLFLASDASRMLTAQTLIVDGGYL
- a CDS encoding EAL domain-containing protein, coding for MQPSFGFDETRENTDLAFTDPLTGLGNHRRFFDKVDRLISDRADDPAPFTVGIIDLDGFKPINDLFGHKAGDDILIQVAMRLRAAMDGHSAVTRIGADEFAFLYPMVFSEDAAAERARMLIEVLSAPYDVGERTARLSASVGCSLFYSGDETTEILVNKAETALYHAKRSGRGRVVVYTREMEEAAKRVTRIEQALRRAVSAGEVEPHFQPIVDLKTRRVVGFETLARWTDRDLGFVSPVVFIPIAEERGIIGPLSQLVLRKATEAARNWPEDLFLSFNLSPSQLVDQNTGLHILAILERTGFDPRRLEIEITETGLMTDPASAEKIVNDLRRCGIRVSLDDFGTGQSSLGRLREFQFDKLKIDRAFVSSILEDRPSEHIIRAILAMCEGLGMDVVAEGIEQEAQASRLIEFGCGGGQGYLFGKPADADATLGYLRDAFRGARRVGA
- a CDS encoding GtrA family protein, translated to MSGLHSTIARRAAGLSPASRDIALALGATLVVLAINAATGFRTLSNLGGDNDSLLRLVEVRDLLGGQGWFDLYQYRMGPEGGFVMHWSRLVDAPIAAIILAVSALTGSVAIGETVARILWPALLYCGTLFFILRAARIFGGESAVLPSVIIGAAALHFLGICQPAALDHHNIQLMLAAGSLCLLLEAPDNRLAAAMSGVCSALMLAVGMETAPYVAVIGLCVAGLFLFDGTGERHIARDFGFGFAVVSAAVFFATVPASGWGEAQCDAFSVVQFALAAIAGVGLAAVASLDVFTRTRSRRLLGLALLGACVGATLVLAFPQCISAPYSGLDARLKADWLDHVSEAQSLFELIVQDPASVFARYITPLLAIGWMLLRLRRQGWQRRDILVGAVLIAAFMVSVWQVRGSTFSIAFAVIPLSAWVGNWRARAEKSPSTSASLRMAAVWLVSLNASWTTAAAAASAVLEGESSKPEAQAASVAACQRETDFAVLASLPATTVLAISNLGSPILAYSGHRVFSGPYHRNIEGNLLALDALMGSPDEARRIVEARHVGLVALCRGNDENRILTDRAPDGLLAGMMKGAMPDWLEPVPETAGKPLQLYRVVLDR
- a CDS encoding GtrA family protein, translated to MLQTAFRLRFVRFVTVGVGAAALLLVLSYVLASIGMPPFAAGLIAYAVAFVVAYSAQRGWTFGAAHGHGHALPRYFVLQAGCALLSGVLAHIAVDRFQMSPLAMSVLITAVASTVSYVVSSLWVFPDKPGHGSGR